One window from the genome of Magnolia sinica isolate HGM2019 chromosome 4, MsV1, whole genome shotgun sequence encodes:
- the LOC131242104 gene encoding glutathione transferase GST 23-like: MEEAKAVKLYGMWASSFCMRIEMALKLKGIPYEYVEEDLGNKSQLLLQYNPVHKMVPVLVHDGRSIAESVVILEYIEDTWKDPPFLLPHDPYMRARVRFWAQFSDHALVDHSRAILKFKGEQQQAAIAEFRENLRILEEGIEKEFSGGKPFFNGKTPGLLDLVIGASSCWHKVLDEIAGVKLITRENNPIVCSWLDAFWDLDVVKATFPDHGRLTAYARRVRENALAMSP, from the exons ATGGAGGAGGCGAAGGCAGTCAAGCTGTATGGGATGTGGGCTAGCTCTTTCTGCATGAGGATTGAGATGGCCCTTAAGCTGAAGGGCATACCGTACGAATACGTGGAAGAAGATCTGGGGAACAAGAGCCAGCTGCTCCTCCAGTATAATCCTGTCCACAAGATGGTCCCTGTCCTGgtccatgatggacggtccatcgCTGAGTCTGTCGTCATCCTCGAATATATAGAAGATACATGGAAGGACCCTCCCTTCTTGTTACCCCACGATCCTTACATGCGAGCCAGGGTCCGCTTCTGGGCCCAATTTTCTGACCACGCG TTGGTGGATCATAGTCGTGCAATTCTCAAGTTCAAAGGCGAACAACAACAAGCGGCAATAGCCGAGTTTAGAGAAAATCTCAGGATACTGGAAGAGGGGATTGAGAAGGAATTCTCAGGTGGGAAGCCGTTCTTCAATGGCAAAACGCCCGGATTGCTCGACCTGGTCATAGGTGCAAGCTCTTGCTGGCACAAGGTCCTTGATGAAATCGCTGGGGTGAAGCTGATAACAAGAGAAAACAATCCAATCGTGTGTTCATGGCTAGATGCTTTCTGGGACCTTGATGTAGTGAAGGCCACGTTTCCTGATCATGGTCGCTTGACTGCATATGCCAGGCGAGTGAGAGAGAATGCCCTTGCCATGTCACCATGA
- the LOC131244329 gene encoding protein FEZ isoform X2 codes for MDEKCDVDKVDEVMLPGFRFHPTDEELVGFYLKRKVQQRPLSIELIRQLDIYKFDPWDLPKLATTGEKEWYFYCPRDRKYRNSARPNRVTGAGFWKATGTDRPIYSSEGTKCIGLKKSLVFYKGRAAKGIKTDWMMHEFRLPSITDSSMNKRPVDKNLPANDSWAICRIFKKTNSMAQRALSQSWVSPLPETTSSDIFSYTRHGTQFTSENISCTTEAGSAIQFCGNSDLHQSNANFSLLDIPSYKPINPTVYKPAPLPILTTEIPPGFMFAPVDMPVPTKCHVDVASVLLNLSPSILADAGKGSASIDFGSQQQCNSFTVNLQQEVHGNMENKEEMNTSTCPMNNQWGSSRTVGFPFNLPSDLSDEWKSNSIWESLPCPSEMSTSYSTNKCYN; via the exons ATGGATGAGAAGTGTGATGTGGATAAGGTAGATGAAGTGATGCTGCCTGGGTTCCGATTTCATCCGACAGATGAGGAGCTCGTTGGGTTCTATCTGAAGAGGAAGGTTCAACAGAGGCCTCTGTCTATTGAGCTTATTAGGCAACTGGATATCTACAAGTTCGATCCATGGGATCTTCCAA AGCTGGCGACCACTGGGGAGAAGGAATGGTATTTCTACTGTCCAAGAGACAGGAAGTATCGGAACAGCGCTAGGCCTAACAGAGTCACAGGAGCTGGGTTTTGGAAAGCGACCGGAACGGACAGACCCATCTACTCCTCTGAAGGAACCAAGTGCATAGGCCTGAAGAAATCACTCGTGTTCTACAAAGGAAGAGCTGCCAAAGGGATCAAAACCGACTGGATGATGCATGAATTTAGACTGCCTTCTATCACCGATTCATCAATGAACAAAAGGCCTGTTGATAAAAACCTTCCTGCCAAT GACTCATGGGCTATTTGTAGGATCTTCAAGAAAACCAACTCCATGGCGCAGAGAGCTCTCTCCCAATCTTGGGTATCTCCACTACCCGAAACTACCAGCTCGGACATATTTTCGTACACTAGGCATGGGACCCAGTTCACTTCAGAGAACATCTCATGCACTACTGAAGCTGGATCGGCTATCCAGTTCTGTGGTAACAGTGACTTACATCAGTCCAATGCTAATTTCTCGTTACTAGATATCCCCTCCTACAAACCCATCAATCCAACTGTCTATAAGCCGGCTCCACTCCCCATCTTGACCACAGAAATCCCCCCTGGCTTCATGTTCGCCCCAGTCGATATGCCAGTACCCACAAAGTGCCATGTTGATGTCGCATCTGTGCTTCTAAATCTGTCTCCTTCGATACTTGCGGATGCCGGCAAAGGTTCCGCGAGCATAGACTTTGGGTCACAGCAGCAATGTAACAGTTTCACCGTCAATCTACAGCAGGAGGTGCATGGAAACATGGAAAACAAAGAGGAGATGAACACGAGCACATGCCCCATGAACAACCAGTGGGGAAGCTCAAGGACAGTTGGTTTTCCCTTCAATCTGCCGTCGGATCTGTCTGACGAATGGAAATCTAATTCAATTTGGGAGTCTCTCCCCTGCCCTAGTGAGATGTCCACAAGCTATTCCACAAACAAGTGCTACAATTGA
- the LOC131244329 gene encoding protein FEZ isoform X1: protein MDEKCDVDKVDEVMLPGFRFHPTDEELVGFYLKRKVQQRPLSIELIRQLDIYKFDPWDLPKELATTGEKEWYFYCPRDRKYRNSARPNRVTGAGFWKATGTDRPIYSSEGTKCIGLKKSLVFYKGRAAKGIKTDWMMHEFRLPSITDSSMNKRPVDKNLPANDSWAICRIFKKTNSMAQRALSQSWVSPLPETTSSDIFSYTRHGTQFTSENISCTTEAGSAIQFCGNSDLHQSNANFSLLDIPSYKPINPTVYKPAPLPILTTEIPPGFMFAPVDMPVPTKCHVDVASVLLNLSPSILADAGKGSASIDFGSQQQCNSFTVNLQQEVHGNMENKEEMNTSTCPMNNQWGSSRTVGFPFNLPSDLSDEWKSNSIWESLPCPSEMSTSYSTNKCYN from the exons ATGGATGAGAAGTGTGATGTGGATAAGGTAGATGAAGTGATGCTGCCTGGGTTCCGATTTCATCCGACAGATGAGGAGCTCGTTGGGTTCTATCTGAAGAGGAAGGTTCAACAGAGGCCTCTGTCTATTGAGCTTATTAGGCAACTGGATATCTACAAGTTCGATCCATGGGATCTTCCAA AAGAGCTGGCGACCACTGGGGAGAAGGAATGGTATTTCTACTGTCCAAGAGACAGGAAGTATCGGAACAGCGCTAGGCCTAACAGAGTCACAGGAGCTGGGTTTTGGAAAGCGACCGGAACGGACAGACCCATCTACTCCTCTGAAGGAACCAAGTGCATAGGCCTGAAGAAATCACTCGTGTTCTACAAAGGAAGAGCTGCCAAAGGGATCAAAACCGACTGGATGATGCATGAATTTAGACTGCCTTCTATCACCGATTCATCAATGAACAAAAGGCCTGTTGATAAAAACCTTCCTGCCAAT GACTCATGGGCTATTTGTAGGATCTTCAAGAAAACCAACTCCATGGCGCAGAGAGCTCTCTCCCAATCTTGGGTATCTCCACTACCCGAAACTACCAGCTCGGACATATTTTCGTACACTAGGCATGGGACCCAGTTCACTTCAGAGAACATCTCATGCACTACTGAAGCTGGATCGGCTATCCAGTTCTGTGGTAACAGTGACTTACATCAGTCCAATGCTAATTTCTCGTTACTAGATATCCCCTCCTACAAACCCATCAATCCAACTGTCTATAAGCCGGCTCCACTCCCCATCTTGACCACAGAAATCCCCCCTGGCTTCATGTTCGCCCCAGTCGATATGCCAGTACCCACAAAGTGCCATGTTGATGTCGCATCTGTGCTTCTAAATCTGTCTCCTTCGATACTTGCGGATGCCGGCAAAGGTTCCGCGAGCATAGACTTTGGGTCACAGCAGCAATGTAACAGTTTCACCGTCAATCTACAGCAGGAGGTGCATGGAAACATGGAAAACAAAGAGGAGATGAACACGAGCACATGCCCCATGAACAACCAGTGGGGAAGCTCAAGGACAGTTGGTTTTCCCTTCAATCTGCCGTCGGATCTGTCTGACGAATGGAAATCTAATTCAATTTGGGAGTCTCTCCCCTGCCCTAGTGAGATGTCCACAAGCTATTCCACAAACAAGTGCTACAATTGA